In bacterium, the genomic stretch GAAGTCGCCGGGGTAGAAGTTGATACCCACCGCGTTCCGGGCGGTGTTTACCGCCACGAAAATGGAGCCGTTGGCCAGGTCGGCGACCCAGGTCGCCGGGGTCTCGATCGTGATGTCCTGCCAGTAGTAGATGTCGGAGATGCTCAGGACGCCTTCCATGATGGGGTGCGGGTCGTAGTCTCCCAGGCTCTCGAAGTCGAAGTTATGCCAGCCGAGGGTCAGGGGGCAGTAGTTTTCGTCGATCACGTAGCGACCTGACAGGCCACAGATAAAATCGCTGGCGTAGTGGGCGAAGGCACAGGACAGGACACCGCCGCCGCCATCCATGTAGTCGGCCAGGTTGTCGCCCATGGCGGTCGGATCCGAGTAGGGGTCGTTGCTCCACGTAAAGACGCAGCCGTAGTTCAGCATCGTCGCCACCGTGGGCGTGGTCGTGGCGCAGTCGATGTAATCCACGCTGTCGTAGAAGGGATCGCTGCCGATGTTGTCCTCGACTTTCGATGTCGAGCCGGTATCGCAGTGGCAGACGAGAAGGTCGTACTGCCCCGCGAACGCAGCCGTGACCACGACTAAAACCAACAACGATTTTGGCATCTCACCCTCCTAGTACGAATGGATGGGTGGTGAATTCCTCGAAAACACCCCGACCGGTTTTTTTTAAATCCCAGTACTCAAGTAACCGCATAATAGTACCATCATCCGCATGGTTTGACAAGTTGACCGACCCAAAAAAAGCGCCCAGCGTAAAGCCGGGCGCCGTCTTTTTTCCACCATT encodes the following:
- a CDS encoding Ig-like domain-containing protein, with amino-acid sequence MPKSLLVLVVVTAAFAGQYDLLVCHCDTGSTSKVEDNIGSDPFYDSVDYIDCATTTPTVATMLNYGCVFTWSNDPYSDPTAMGDNLADYMDGGGGVLSCAFAHYASDFICGLSGRYVIDENYCPLTLGWHNFDFESLGDYDPHPIMEGVLSISDIYYWQDITIETPATWVADLANGSIFVAVNTARNAVGINFYPGDFSQWTGDGWVLLNNAIQYLMEGGTEDLDPPYVAGMDPEDGAEGVPVDTAIVFHCKDYISGVDTDTIDFTVRSTTLRPGSACVSSASAVGVEPVESVAISGVLAVDGVDPLDVVCTFTPDEDLPSDAVIICVVDDKLADLSGNEMGYNFIWTFSTVGIPQVERTTWGAIKAEF